In a single window of the Dreissena polymorpha isolate Duluth1 chromosome 3, UMN_Dpol_1.0, whole genome shotgun sequence genome:
- the LOC127875157 gene encoding uncharacterized protein LOC127875157, protein MHVPTKCSCTDFSKAHCIQRFEEKYGLRHSMEEDVRPGAGVADDKGVTGDENPYLDEFDLIERARLTKCAMDYIKHPKPRLKVEENRCVNELEAILMASLTTSAKEEVRLSVEVERDDSDDMLHESNEKITGDEFAFPESENNSPRCMDALEVEEKRDMMYSQRPLDEDALIQNAKLADDGLSEIKHEHAPSVTMNPKMSLVLNEQKWNWLNLPGEADGFRTPANSEDGLCSVRIPHSTEKIVQTIQPEVTDVEADDMAKDADFKSLMAEIALKLEDCYLDDIISVFHGTWILEEGCIAGASTTDEILRRLQQQRFISRDNLHHLQTIVMRLDDTDLYTQAVQYIRHHHDTVYFYKELATLPKGFGLVRCHLSERDFTRLSREDLELVRFKLASVLFLSPKDAYIVGIEPGRRVVISCSLPVRYVQELAEMARDGLSELRLAEIEFVEILGKMYDVQGNSRQRNGGPWDHNRHAPFLSVYQQLRDKSKLLQEKDQEVKDLREETQFMQLELDTMSSELQLLTERALHESSKPYESARRHWKRTHGRSITFPLSIEAKMRHTHHIQPLEEALLRAQLLRNPEPDPFARAMVPYRPLKSTGPRSILPAAMKFRTETDDEKKRAVLPVTAGDELPVKHIVEANVIMNEIQEILDEILFLQAFVK, encoded by the exons ATGCATGTTCCTACGAAGTGTTCTTGTACAGATTTTAGTAAAGCTCACTGCATACAGCGATTTGAAGAAAAGTACGGATTGCGTCATTCCATGGAGGAGGACGTCAGACCAGGTGCCGGTGTCGCAGACGACAAAGGCGTGACGGGAGACGAGAACCCTTATTTGGATGAGTTCGATCTAATCGAAAGGGCTCGGTTGACAAAATGCGCAATGGACTATATTAAACACCCTAAGCCTCGCTTAAAGGTTGAGGAAAACCGCTGCGTTAATGAACTTGAGGCGATTCTGATGGCGTCACTGACAACTAGCGCCAAAGAGGAGGTCCGGTTGAGTGTGGAAGTTGAGCGCGACGATTCAGACGACATGTTACACGAATCAAACGAGAAGATAACGGGCGACGAATTTGCCTTTCCTGAATCAGAAAATAACTCGCCAAGATGCATGGATGCTCTAGAAGTGGAAGAAAAACGTGATATGATGTACTCACAACGTCCGCTCGACGAAGACGCGTTGATTCAGAACGCCAAGTTAGCAGACGACGGGTTGAGCGAAATTAAACACGAGCACGCGCCGTCTGTTACGATGAACCCGAAAATGTCCTTAGTTTTGAACGAACAAAAATGGAACTGGTTGAACCTTCCAGGAGAAGCAGACGGCTTTAGAACACCGGCTAATTCGGAGGATGGCCTGTGTTCAGTCCGTATTCCGCATAGTACAGAGAAAATTGTGCAAACGATACAACCAGAAGTTACAGACGTCGAGGCAGACGACATGGCAAAAGATGCTGATTTCAAGAGCCTGATGGCAGAAATTGCCCTCAAACTTGAAGACTGCTACTTAGATGACATCATTTCCGTTTTTCACG GAACCTGGATACTGGAGGAAGGCTGCATTGCCGGCGCGAGCACGACAGACGAAATCTTGCGTCGTCTGCAACAGCAACGCTTCATCAGCCGAGATAACCTGCACCATCTGCAGACGATCGTCATGCGTCTGGACGACACGGATCTGTACACGCAGGCGGTCCAGTACATCCGCCATCACCATGACACCGTGTACTTCTACAAGGAGTTAGCTACCTTGC CTAAAGGATTCGGCCTGGTTCGGTGTCATCTTAGCGAGCGAGACTTCACGAGACTGTCGCGAGAGGACCTCGAGTTGGTGAGATTCAAACTAGCCAGCGTCCTCTTCCTGTCGCCCAAGGACGCTTATATCGTAGGGATCGAGCCCGGCCGTCGGGTCGTCATCTCGTGCTCTCTGCCCGTGCGTTACGTTCAGGAGCTGGCGGAAATGGCCAGAGACGGACTTTCGGAGCTGCGACTGGCGGAAATCGAGTTTGTGGAGATACTCGGAAAAATGTACGACGTCCAAG GAAACTCGAGGCAAAGAAACGGCGGCCCCTGGGATCACAACCGTCACGCGCCGTTTTTGAGCGTCTACCAGCAGCTGAGAGACAAATCCAAGCTCCTGCAAGAAAAGGATCAGGAAGTGAAGGACCTGCGAGAGGAGACGCAGTTCATGCAGCTAGAACTCGACACGATGAGCAGCGAGCTGCAGCTGTTAACCGAACGCGCCCTCCACGAATCCAGCAAGCCGTACGAATCCGCCCGACGACATTGGAAGCGAACACACGGCAGATCGATCACGTTTCCGTTAAGCATTGAAGCGAAGATGAGGCATACCCACCACATTCAGCCTTTGGAAGAAGCGTTGCTTCGCGCCCAACTGCTTCGTAACCCGGAACCGGATCCTTTTGCGCGTGCGATGGTTCCCTACAGGCCTTTGAAGAGCACGGGGCCAAGAAGTATTCTGCCGGCTGCCATGAAGTTCAGAACAGAGACTGATGATGAGAAGAAACGCGCGGTACTTCCGGTTACCGCTGGAGATGAGTTACCAGTGAAACATATCGTAGAGGCTAATGTCATCATGAACGAGATTCAGGAAATTCTGGACGAGATACTGTTTCTTCAAGCATTCGTGAAATAA